A genomic segment from Syntrophotalea acetylenivorans encodes:
- the cbiB gene encoding adenosylcobinamide-phosphate synthase CbiB: MTLELQILAAIGLDMLWGDPRRMPHPVKGIGRLAMALEGPMRKWFADPRLAGLVTVIIVISATAAATALLLIAASRLHPWAGDALSILLLSTCLAGRDLAAHARQVFKALQQNNLELARERVAWMVGRDTASMNRADIVRAGVESVAENTVDGVTAPLFWAVLLGPVGALVYKAASTLDSTFGYKNERYLHFGWASARLDDVLNYLPARLTLPLTVVAAALLGLHPANSWSIALRDRRKHASPNSGWSEAATAGALGIQLGGPVYRQGKLSDMPLFGDGGEPLAPTHIEQAVRLMLLTSLLAAVAFLGMRVGWGWLIWG, translated from the coding sequence ATGACCCTCGAACTGCAGATACTGGCCGCCATCGGCCTCGACATGCTGTGGGGAGACCCCCGGCGAATGCCACACCCGGTGAAGGGCATAGGACGCCTGGCCATGGCCCTGGAAGGCCCGATGCGAAAGTGGTTCGCCGATCCACGCCTGGCCGGTCTCGTCACAGTCATTATCGTCATCTCCGCGACGGCGGCTGCGACGGCCTTGTTGCTGATCGCGGCCTCTCGCCTGCACCCGTGGGCCGGAGACGCCCTGAGCATCCTGCTGTTGTCGACCTGCCTGGCAGGCCGCGATCTGGCCGCCCATGCAAGGCAGGTCTTTAAGGCCCTCCAGCAGAACAACCTGGAACTGGCCCGCGAACGCGTCGCCTGGATGGTCGGCCGCGATACAGCATCCATGAACCGGGCCGATATCGTGCGGGCCGGGGTAGAAAGCGTAGCCGAAAACACGGTGGACGGCGTCACCGCGCCCCTCTTCTGGGCGGTGCTCCTCGGTCCCGTCGGTGCCCTGGTCTACAAGGCCGCCAGCACCCTCGATTCGACCTTTGGCTATAAAAACGAGCGTTACCTGCACTTTGGCTGGGCCTCGGCGCGACTGGACGACGTCCTCAACTACCTGCCGGCGCGCCTGACCCTGCCACTGACTGTGGTAGCCGCCGCCCTGCTCGGCCTACACCCCGCAAACAGCTGGAGCATCGCCCTGCGGGATCGGCGCAAACATGCCAGTCCCAACTCCGGCTGGAGCGAAGCGGCAACCGCCGGGGCTCTCGGGATCCAACTGGGCGGGCCGGTCTACCGGCAGGGGAAGCTCAGCGACATGCCCCTCTTCGGCGATGGCGGAGAGCCCCTGGCGCCAACGCATATCGAACAGGCGGTGCGGCTAATGCTGCTCACTTCGCTGCTGGCGGCAGTGGCGTTTTTGGGGATGCGGGTTGGATGGGGCTGGTTGATATGGGGATAA
- the cbpA gene encoding modified peptide precursor CbpA, producing the protein MKQQRKEVIAYRKSCVANGTGLSHYILMDKKTK; encoded by the coding sequence ATGAAGCAGCAGCGCAAGGAAGTCATCGCCTACCGCAAATCCTGCGTGGCGAACGGTACCGGTCTTTCCCATTACATTCTGATGGACAAAAAGACCAAGTAG
- a CDS encoding nucleoside recognition protein, whose amino-acid sequence MTSIRYFPILLALISLLSLGTLGFVGLTPPAMAAASQTETALRPEKVQAEGARGRALERARHQARENPSAYRSWKRQLPFWPRKTVLLIELAFMITIGILIGQVLEVAGWIGVLSVLAWPLIRLGRLPKAAGPAFIMAFQSGAVANSMLVTYRDEGTLNNRHLYTSVLVVSCLSLFAHLPTFIVPLGFAFGWMATGALFGVRFAAIALEIILVLIVSSWLSRRWSENRTDFNVPAQTAVIEGVRSGRPAFASREFWRKVWKRSQRTLRRLLLYVVPTFVVMALLEQFQAFDFLAAWLPGLFKPSFLPPQSVAIIPAQAVNMYNGAIAAANFIDAGNLTTKQAVTTILLGSVITAPIRTLRHALPTYLATLGARPGTVMAFSAQALRVLFVLLCTWVMVLVW is encoded by the coding sequence GTGACATCGATACGTTACTTTCCGATTTTACTTGCCTTGATCTCCTTGCTGTCCTTGGGGACCCTTGGCTTTGTGGGCTTGACGCCCCCGGCCATGGCCGCCGCTTCCCAGACTGAGACGGCCCTCCGGCCCGAAAAGGTGCAGGCTGAAGGCGCTCGGGGCCGCGCTCTTGAGAGAGCACGGCACCAAGCCAGGGAGAATCCTTCGGCCTACCGCAGTTGGAAACGTCAGCTGCCTTTCTGGCCGCGTAAAACAGTACTGCTTATTGAACTGGCGTTCATGATCACCATCGGCATCCTCATCGGCCAGGTACTTGAGGTGGCCGGCTGGATCGGCGTGTTGTCGGTGCTGGCCTGGCCGCTGATACGCCTGGGGCGCCTGCCGAAGGCTGCCGGACCGGCTTTCATCATGGCATTTCAGTCCGGGGCGGTAGCCAACAGCATGCTGGTCACCTACAGGGACGAAGGCACCCTCAACAACCGTCATCTTTACACCTCGGTGCTGGTGGTTTCCTGCCTCTCGCTGTTTGCCCACCTGCCGACCTTCATCGTCCCCTTGGGATTCGCCTTCGGTTGGATGGCCACCGGCGCTCTGTTCGGGGTCCGGTTCGCCGCTATCGCCCTGGAAATCATACTGGTGTTGATCGTCTCCAGCTGGCTAAGCCGACGCTGGAGTGAGAACCGAACCGACTTCAACGTTCCGGCACAGACAGCGGTCATCGAGGGTGTCAGGTCGGGTCGACCGGCCTTTGCCAGCCGGGAATTCTGGCGAAAGGTCTGGAAGCGCTCGCAGCGCACCCTGCGGCGCCTGCTGCTGTATGTGGTCCCGACCTTCGTGGTCATGGCATTGCTCGAACAGTTCCAGGCATTCGATTTTCTGGCCGCCTGGCTTCCGGGGCTGTTCAAACCATCATTTTTACCACCCCAATCGGTGGCCATCATCCCCGCTCAGGCGGTGAACATGTACAACGGAGCCATCGCCGCGGCCAACTTCATCGACGCCGGCAATCTCACCACCAAGCAGGCCGTCACTACAATCCTGCTCGGTTCGGTGATCACCGCGCCGATCCGCACCCTGCGCCACGCCTTGCCCACCTACCTAGCCACTCTGGGCGCCCGCCCGGGCACGGTGATGGCTTTCAGTGCGCAGGCCTTGCGGGTCCTGTTCGTACTGCTGTGTACCTGGGTAATGGTACTGGTTTGGTAA
- the cobS gene encoding adenosylcobinamide-GDP ribazoletransferase: MKSLFAALSFLTVVPLPAPWHGTERELSRSPVWFPLVGALIGGAVALFDFGLGLFLPTTVVSTFSVLAMLVASGGLHMDGLADTADGFFSSRSRDRMLEIMRDSRSGPMGVMAICSLLLLKIVTLAAVPEPLRISTLILMPLAGRTALTVSLTTLPYARTTGGLAGVFRTDGIQALLAAAVLLASGWLLQSYTGLVAAMACLAVIQLMAGYSKKKIGGFTGDTLGATCELTELVPALIAVAMG, encoded by the coding sequence ATGAAGAGCCTGTTCGCCGCCCTCAGCTTTCTCACCGTCGTACCGCTGCCGGCCCCTTGGCACGGGACCGAACGCGAGCTGAGCCGAAGTCCGGTCTGGTTCCCCCTCGTCGGGGCCTTGATCGGTGGAGCAGTCGCTCTGTTCGATTTCGGTCTGGGACTTTTTCTGCCGACAACCGTGGTCAGCACTTTTAGCGTCCTGGCGATGCTGGTGGCATCCGGGGGGTTGCACATGGACGGACTGGCCGACACGGCCGACGGCTTTTTCAGCTCTCGCAGCCGCGATCGCATGCTGGAAATCATGCGCGACAGCCGCAGCGGTCCCATGGGTGTTATGGCCATCTGCTCCCTTTTGCTACTGAAAATCGTAACCCTGGCCGCGGTGCCGGAGCCCCTGCGCATCTCCACACTGATCCTTATGCCTTTAGCTGGGCGCACCGCTTTGACGGTAAGCCTCACAACGCTCCCCTATGCACGGACCACCGGCGGCCTGGCCGGGGTCTTCCGCACCGACGGCATTCAGGCACTGCTGGCGGCGGCTGTCCTGTTGGCCTCGGGCTGGCTTCTGCAGAGCTATACGGGATTAGTGGCGGCAATGGCATGTCTGGCGGTTATCCAGTTGATGGCCGGATACAGCAAAAAAAAGATCGGCGGCTTTACCGGCGACACCCTGGGCGCAACCTGCGAACTGACAGAACTGGTCCCGGCCCTGATCGCGGTGGCAATGGGGTGA
- a CDS encoding cobyric acid synthase — MTESGTWRHGGHLQQLAMAAGVSPGELLDFSANINPLGPPEWLRSCISGSISSLVHYPDPEGRALVDAACQRYGVTADEVLLGNGSTELFYLLPSALGVHHALIPIPSYVDYATTAKIAGLTVHPLTLADDDGFALDFDRLESALMTIDAGPVMIFMGQPNNPTGTSFDAGRLRHLARRFPAATFVVDEAFGDFVEGFDSLTVNRPANVVVMLSLTKIFAIPGLRLGLAVASPSTVQKVKALQPPWSVNTIAQKVGEAALRDTEYIQASRSAVASMRKALRLQLDRIPNLTVYPGEANFLLIRCDHRSMNARVLATRLLKRGLAIRVCDNFQGLDERFFRVAVRTEQENEQLVEALRQELFMAPLIVTRRHTPALMFQGTSSNAGKSVLAAALCRIMLQDGYRVAPFKAQNMSLNSFVTRDGGEMGRAQVVQAQAARIDPDVRMNPILLKPSSDTGSQVVLCGKPVGNMRVMDYFRYKAEAFERVKECYDSLAGEYDALVLEGAGSPAEVNLKAHDIVNMKMALYANAPVLMVGDIDRGGVFASFVGSMEVLSERERDQVAGFVVNRFRGQADLLKGALDYTLQHTGSPVLGVVPYLKDLGLPEEDSVGFKNGLFDDARSAENAVDIAVLDLPHISNFTDVEPLRIEPDVRLRTVRRIQDLGRPDAIILPGSKNVIGDLTFLRAVGLDRALEKLAIEGGCEIVGICGGYQILGRSISDPHGIESPGTDLVGLDLLPIETILEPDKTLTRTEARHRISGLKVHGYEIHHGQSLTGEIAPALIGTDGQGMGACLGDGLVWGSYLHGLFDADDYRRWFIDRLRERKGLQPLDTVQTCYDLEPAFERLADAVRQSLDIPAIYRLMGLK, encoded by the coding sequence ATGACTGAATCCGGTACATGGCGTCACGGAGGGCATCTACAACAACTGGCCATGGCGGCCGGGGTGAGCCCCGGGGAATTGCTCGATTTTTCGGCCAACATCAATCCTCTAGGTCCCCCCGAATGGCTGCGTTCTTGTATCAGTGGCAGCATCAGCTCCCTTGTGCACTACCCGGATCCCGAGGGTCGAGCTCTGGTCGATGCCGCCTGCCAACGCTACGGCGTTACTGCCGATGAAGTCCTTCTCGGCAACGGCTCCACCGAACTTTTTTATCTGCTCCCCTCCGCCCTCGGAGTGCACCATGCATTGATTCCGATACCGAGCTACGTCGATTATGCCACCACGGCCAAGATCGCCGGACTGACGGTGCATCCCCTGACCCTTGCCGACGACGACGGTTTTGCTCTCGATTTCGACCGCTTGGAGTCCGCCCTGATGACCATTGACGCTGGGCCGGTGATGATATTTATGGGGCAACCCAACAACCCCACCGGCACCAGTTTCGACGCCGGGCGGTTGCGGCATCTGGCCCGCCGCTTCCCGGCGGCCACTTTTGTCGTTGACGAGGCCTTCGGTGATTTTGTAGAGGGTTTCGACAGTCTCACCGTCAATCGTCCCGCCAATGTGGTCGTCATGCTGTCCCTGACTAAAATTTTTGCCATCCCCGGCCTACGGCTCGGTCTCGCCGTTGCCTCCCCTTCCACGGTGCAGAAGGTCAAGGCCCTGCAACCGCCCTGGTCGGTCAACACCATTGCCCAGAAGGTCGGCGAGGCGGCCCTGCGCGACACCGAATATATTCAAGCATCCCGCAGTGCCGTAGCCTCCATGCGCAAAGCCCTGCGTCTGCAGCTCGACCGGATTCCCAACCTGACCGTCTATCCGGGCGAGGCAAATTTCCTGCTGATCCGCTGCGATCACCGATCGATGAATGCCCGTGTCCTGGCCACCCGCCTGCTTAAACGGGGGTTGGCCATCCGTGTCTGCGACAATTTCCAAGGGCTCGATGAGCGCTTTTTTCGGGTAGCGGTTCGCACAGAACAGGAAAATGAGCAACTGGTGGAAGCGCTGCGCCAGGAGCTTTTCATGGCGCCACTGATCGTGACCCGGCGTCATACCCCGGCCCTCATGTTCCAGGGCACCAGTTCCAACGCCGGTAAAAGCGTGCTGGCTGCGGCCCTGTGCCGCATCATGCTGCAAGACGGCTACCGGGTGGCCCCCTTCAAAGCCCAGAACATGTCTCTTAATTCCTTCGTTACCCGCGACGGCGGCGAGATGGGGCGCGCCCAGGTAGTGCAGGCCCAGGCCGCCCGCATCGATCCGGACGTGCGTATGAATCCGATCCTGCTCAAACCGAGCAGCGATACGGGCAGTCAGGTGGTTTTGTGCGGCAAACCGGTCGGCAACATGCGAGTCATGGATTATTTCCGTTACAAAGCCGAGGCCTTCGAGCGGGTCAAGGAGTGCTACGATTCCCTGGCGGGGGAATACGACGCCTTGGTACTGGAAGGCGCCGGTAGCCCCGCCGAAGTCAATCTCAAGGCCCACGACATCGTCAACATGAAAATGGCCCTGTATGCCAATGCGCCGGTGCTGATGGTCGGCGACATTGACCGCGGCGGTGTTTTCGCCTCCTTCGTCGGTTCCATGGAGGTCCTGTCCGAGCGCGAACGCGACCAGGTAGCTGGATTTGTCGTCAACCGCTTTCGCGGCCAGGCCGATCTACTCAAGGGTGCCCTCGACTACACCCTGCAGCACACGGGGAGCCCCGTCCTCGGTGTCGTCCCCTACCTGAAAGATCTGGGACTTCCCGAGGAAGATTCCGTCGGATTCAAGAACGGACTGTTCGATGATGCACGGTCCGCTGAGAATGCCGTCGATATCGCGGTACTCGACCTGCCGCATATTTCCAATTTCACCGACGTCGAACCGCTGCGCATCGAACCCGATGTGCGCCTGCGAACGGTGCGCCGCATTCAGGATCTGGGGCGGCCGGATGCCATCATCCTGCCGGGGAGCAAGAACGTCATCGGCGATCTGACCTTTTTGCGCGCCGTCGGCCTCGACCGTGCTCTGGAAAAGTTGGCCATCGAAGGCGGTTGTGAAATCGTCGGTATCTGCGGCGGCTATCAAATACTCGGTCGCTCCATCAGCGATCCCCACGGCATCGAATCGCCGGGTACCGACCTTGTGGGACTCGACCTGCTGCCTATCGAGACGATCCTCGAACCGGACAAAACCCTCACGCGCACCGAAGCCCGGCACCGTATTTCGGGCCTGAAGGTCCATGGCTATGAAATCCATCACGGCCAGAGCCTTACCGGGGAGATAGCGCCGGCTTTGATCGGTACCGACGGTCAAGGGATGGGCGCCTGCCTCGGTGACGGCTTGGTGTGGGGCAGTTACCTGCATGGCCTGTTCGATGCCGACGACTACCGCCGCTGGTTTATCGACCGCTTGCGAGAGCGCAAGGGGCTGCAGCCCCTCGACACGGTACAGACCTGTTACGATCTGGAACCGGCCTTCGAACGACTGGCCGATGCGGTACGGCAGAGTCTGGACATCCCGGCCATCTATCGCCTTATGGGACTGAAATGA
- a CDS encoding precorrin-8X methylmutase, translating to MKPLIHELLANPLSGEQIEARSMATIDREAPPHPFTPEQWPVVRRMVHTTADFSLLEHVRFSPDAIEAARGALRGGAPIYADSNMIRAGLSMARLQRVCPDYRPESILCHVADGDVAAEARQTSLPRSLFAVRKAADKLQGGIAVFGNAPVALLELNRLIQETGLRPALVIGMPVGFVHVVESKQELMGMGVPYITLEGRRGGSPLAVSVIHALCGLAVTE from the coding sequence ATGAAACCGTTGATCCACGAATTACTGGCCAATCCATTAAGCGGCGAACAGATCGAAGCGCGTTCCATGGCGACCATCGACCGGGAAGCGCCGCCTCACCCTTTTACCCCCGAACAATGGCCGGTGGTACGCCGCATGGTACATACCACCGCCGATTTTTCCCTGCTTGAACATGTACGCTTTTCACCGGACGCTATCGAGGCTGCCCGCGGCGCCCTGCGGGGGGGCGCTCCGATCTACGCCGATTCCAACATGATCCGCGCCGGCCTCTCCATGGCCCGCTTGCAGCGGGTCTGCCCGGACTATCGACCGGAATCGATCCTGTGCCATGTGGCCGATGGCGACGTCGCCGCCGAGGCTCGGCAAACTTCGCTGCCCCGTTCCCTGTTCGCCGTGCGCAAGGCCGCGGATAAATTGCAGGGCGGCATCGCGGTATTCGGCAACGCTCCCGTCGCCCTGCTGGAACTCAACCGCCTGATTCAGGAAACCGGGCTGCGCCCGGCTCTGGTGATCGGCATGCCCGTCGGCTTCGTCCACGTGGTGGAGAGCAAACAGGAACTGATGGGCATGGGCGTACCCTACATCACCCTCGAGGGACGGCGAGGCGGCTCACCGCTGGCGGTCAGCGTAATCCATGCACTGTGCGGACTTGCTGTGACGGAGTAA
- a CDS encoding cobyrinate a,c-diamide synthase — protein sequence MSCPRLVIAGTSSGVGKTSLTLGLTAALCRRGLKVQTFKVGPDFLDPTWLALASGRPCINLDGWMCGEDYVRDRFARASADADIAIVEGVMGLFDGADPADAVGSTAEIARWLDAPVLLVVNAHGMARSLAALVKGYAEFDPELQMGGVIANRCGSARHASWLSEALAAAGMPPLLGAVRRDSLPPLPSRHLGLVTADRQNLSASALANLADAVEQQLDLARILELNKGIPWETPVSVPDTAPLAGTQGVRIGLAFDEAFHFYYPDNLQALEETGATLVRFSPLRDRTLPDGLDSLIFGGGYPEEYAADLEANRDMRRSVAAFASAGNPVYAECGGLMYLSAGIELRDGVHHKMVGALPFATRMLTTRKRLGYTEVKLLQKGPFGDAGTCLRGHEFHYSEIIDSASTCTDGSAWQVRYRRSGTPVMEGYQHGNLFASYIHIHFASRPGAAEAFVDFARGDQ from the coding sequence ATGAGTTGTCCGAGACTGGTCATCGCCGGCACTTCCAGCGGCGTCGGCAAAACCTCCCTGACCCTGGGTCTGACGGCCGCTCTGTGCCGCCGGGGCCTCAAAGTCCAGACCTTCAAGGTCGGTCCCGACTTTCTCGACCCCACCTGGCTGGCCCTTGCCAGCGGCCGTCCCTGCATCAACCTGGACGGCTGGATGTGCGGCGAGGACTACGTGCGGGACCGGTTTGCCCGCGCCTCTGCCGATGCGGACATCGCCATCGTCGAAGGTGTTATGGGACTTTTCGACGGCGCCGATCCCGCAGACGCCGTCGGCAGCACCGCCGAAATCGCCCGCTGGCTCGACGCTCCCGTTCTGCTGGTGGTCAACGCCCACGGCATGGCCCGCAGCCTGGCGGCTTTGGTAAAAGGCTATGCGGAATTTGATCCCGAGCTGCAAATGGGCGGAGTGATCGCCAACCGCTGCGGCTCGGCGCGCCATGCCTCCTGGCTTTCGGAGGCCCTTGCCGCGGCCGGCATGCCCCCGTTGCTAGGTGCCGTCCGCCGGGATTCCCTGCCGCCTTTGCCCAGCCGCCATCTTGGCCTGGTAACCGCCGACCGACAGAATCTCTCCGCTTCGGCTTTGGCAAATCTCGCCGATGCCGTCGAACAGCAACTCGATCTGGCCCGCATCCTCGAACTGAACAAGGGGATACCGTGGGAAACTCCCGTTTCCGTCCCAGACACAGCACCCCTTGCCGGTACTCAGGGGGTGCGCATCGGACTGGCCTTCGACGAAGCCTTTCACTTCTACTATCCGGACAACCTGCAGGCGCTGGAAGAAACCGGGGCTACCCTGGTGCGTTTTTCTCCCCTGCGGGACCGCACGCTGCCCGATGGCCTGGATTCCCTCATCTTCGGCGGCGGTTATCCCGAGGAATATGCCGCCGATCTGGAAGCCAACCGCGACATGCGCCGGTCCGTGGCGGCGTTCGCCTCTGCAGGAAATCCGGTTTACGCCGAATGCGGCGGACTCATGTATCTATCCGCAGGGATCGAATTACGCGATGGAGTCCACCATAAAATGGTCGGAGCCCTGCCCTTTGCCACCCGCATGCTGACTACGCGCAAACGCCTTGGCTACACCGAAGTCAAGCTCTTGCAGAAAGGCCCTTTCGGCGATGCAGGCACCTGTCTACGCGGCCACGAATTCCATTACTCCGAAATCATCGATTCGGCTTCCACCTGCACCGATGGGTCCGCATGGCAGGTCCGCTACCGCCGATCCGGCACCCCGGTCATGGAAGGTTATCAGCACGGCAACCTGTTCGCCAGTTACATCCACATCCATTTTGCCAGCCGCCCCGGTGCGGCCGAGGCCTTTGTCGACTTTGCCCGAGGAGACCAATGA
- the cbpB gene encoding peptide-modifying radical SAM enzyme CbpB yields the protein MNETKTFENKASSRGIHFNTGNGPSLVPVNIDHPDYIALLDPDAAFWSLIQKDKLGEALSNESSFMQQFLGRRDEFLDEINALRFGLKPSAVYFNPTDRCNLNCSYCYIPEEMRTDGKTMTPEELIKALGLLKEYFKTTVPEGLKPQIIFHGAEPMMAREAVFAGIDAYLDDFSFGVQTNGTLLDDEAIAFLTERNIGIGLSLDSHIEEICTRTRKTWEGESVFNHVVSAMNKLKGYPFYNVICTVTRENMDKLVEMVDFFHEQEVPICMLNQVRCTRQGARDIKPLDHEMAEHYFKALDRTYELYKKTGRKLVVANFANILVGVVAPAARRLMCDISPCGGGRCFFALSANGDLFPCSEFVGVERFKGGNLFTDDIDAVLQTEAFRAVTERVVENIDPCKSCAVRHFCGSPCPAEAHEMNGGQNVPGAFCELYEEQVRYALRLLADGKEDSYLWEAWDEDTTTSIDLTSL from the coding sequence ATGAACGAGACGAAAACTTTCGAAAACAAGGCTTCCTCGCGGGGCATCCACTTCAACACCGGTAACGGTCCGAGTCTGGTCCCGGTCAACATCGACCACCCCGATTACATCGCCCTGCTCGACCCCGATGCTGCTTTCTGGTCTCTGATTCAGAAGGACAAGTTGGGCGAGGCCCTGAGTAACGAAAGCAGCTTCATGCAGCAGTTCCTTGGCCGTCGCGACGAGTTTTTGGATGAGATCAATGCCCTGCGTTTCGGTCTGAAACCGTCGGCGGTCTATTTCAACCCCACCGACCGCTGCAACCTCAACTGTTCCTACTGCTACATCCCCGAAGAGATGCGTACCGACGGTAAGACCATGACCCCGGAAGAATTAATCAAAGCCCTGGGCCTCCTCAAGGAATATTTTAAGACTACCGTGCCCGAGGGCCTCAAACCCCAGATCATTTTCCACGGTGCGGAACCGATGATGGCCCGCGAAGCCGTTTTTGCCGGTATCGACGCTTACCTGGACGATTTCAGCTTCGGCGTACAGACCAACGGTACCCTGCTGGACGACGAAGCCATCGCTTTTCTCACTGAGCGCAACATCGGCATCGGTCTGTCCCTCGACAGCCACATCGAAGAAATCTGCACCCGCACCCGCAAAACCTGGGAAGGCGAAAGCGTCTTCAACCATGTGGTAAGTGCCATGAACAAGCTCAAGGGTTACCCCTTCTACAACGTCATCTGCACCGTGACCCGCGAAAACATGGACAAGCTGGTGGAGATGGTCGACTTCTTCCACGAACAGGAAGTGCCCATCTGTATGCTCAACCAGGTGCGCTGTACCCGCCAGGGAGCCCGCGACATCAAGCCCCTCGACCATGAAATGGCCGAACATTACTTCAAAGCTCTCGACCGCACCTACGAACTCTACAAAAAGACCGGCCGCAAGCTGGTGGTAGCCAACTTCGCCAACATTCTGGTCGGCGTCGTCGCTCCCGCGGCCCGCCGCCTGATGTGCGATATCTCCCCCTGCGGCGGCGGCCGCTGCTTCTTCGCCCTGTCCGCTAATGGCGACCTGTTCCCCTGCAGCGAATTCGTCGGTGTCGAACGCTTCAAAGGCGGCAACCTGTTCACCGACGACATCGACGCCGTCCTGCAGACCGAAGCCTTCCGTGCCGTTACCGAACGGGTAGTGGAAAACATCGATCCCTGCAAAAGCTGCGCGGTGCGCCACTTCTGCGGTTCACCCTGTCCGGCAGAAGCTCATGAGATGAACGGCGGCCAGAACGTGCCCGGCGCCTTCTGCGAGCTGTACGAAGAACAGGTGCGCTATGCCCTGCGCCTCCTCGCCGACGGTAAAGAAGATAGCTACCTGTGGGAAGCATGGGATGAGGATACCACCACCAGCATTGATTTGACGTCTCTGTGA
- a CDS encoding cob(I)yrinic acid a,c-diamide adenosyltransferase gives MNDKPRILIFTGDGKGKTTAAMGMVLRASSHGMRIKVVQFLKSDKGSGEIAALQNLPGVDFVQRGLGFVPKRRNDPKLGEHRRIAGEGLDLAREAILSDNYDLVVMDEICGAIAAGLLEEADVSELLTRAPAGLSLALTGRHATANLIELADTVTEMHCVKHGLRQGRTAQKGVEF, from the coding sequence ATGAACGACAAACCACGCATCCTTATCTTCACCGGCGACGGCAAAGGCAAAACCACCGCCGCCATGGGCATGGTACTCAGAGCCAGCAGTCACGGCATGCGGATCAAGGTTGTGCAGTTTCTCAAGTCCGATAAAGGCAGCGGCGAGATAGCGGCCCTACAGAACCTGCCCGGAGTGGACTTCGTGCAGCGCGGACTAGGTTTCGTACCGAAACGCCGCAATGACCCGAAATTGGGCGAGCACCGCCGGATCGCCGGAGAAGGATTGGACTTGGCCCGGGAAGCGATCCTATCGGACAACTACGACCTGGTTGTGATGGACGAAATCTGCGGCGCCATTGCCGCCGGGCTGCTGGAAGAAGCCGATGTCAGCGAGCTGCTGACCCGGGCCCCGGCGGGGCTGAGCCTGGCTCTGACCGGCCGTCATGCCACCGCCAATCTTATTGAACTGGCCGACACCGTCACCGAAATGCACTGCGTCAAGCATGGCCTGCGGCAGGGCAGAACAGCCCAGAAAGGCGTGGAGTTCTGA
- a CDS encoding sirohydrochlorin cobaltochelatase, producing the protein MSQKPPAIVLVAFGTTSNRGREVFEVIEQAARERYPQHDIFWAFTSQTVINRLRLRGVVIHNLPETLALLQAEGYKQAVLQSLMIVPGQKDAEIAKVPTGALQVAYGQPLMASPEDIRDTVDAVRRDIAADSPTVFVTHGNAKYPQYNRALLDFAAAVEAHFTDAFTCSVEGEPGLAQLDIARQQAIKAKAVHFVPLMLVAGDHIENDVLGDESDSWKNLVGVQMASCAAPLGYNPAILAIFFRHLDTAMATL; encoded by the coding sequence ATGAGTCAAAAACCTCCCGCCATCGTGCTGGTGGCTTTCGGCACCACTTCAAACAGGGGTCGGGAAGTATTCGAGGTCATCGAACAGGCAGCGCGAGAGCGCTATCCGCAACACGACATCTTTTGGGCCTTCACTTCCCAGACCGTTATCAATCGCCTCCGCCTGCGCGGAGTGGTGATACACAACTTGCCGGAGACTCTTGCCCTGCTGCAGGCAGAGGGATACAAACAGGCGGTGCTGCAATCGCTGATGATCGTGCCGGGACAAAAAGACGCGGAAATCGCCAAGGTGCCGACGGGTGCGTTACAGGTCGCCTATGGACAACCACTGATGGCCTCCCCCGAGGATATACGTGATACCGTCGATGCTGTCCGGAGAGATATCGCCGCTGACAGCCCCACGGTTTTCGTAACCCACGGTAACGCCAAATACCCGCAATACAACCGGGCCCTGCTCGATTTCGCCGCCGCCGTCGAAGCACATTTCACCGACGCCTTTACCTGCAGCGTTGAGGGTGAACCCGGTCTGGCCCAGCTCGACATCGCTCGGCAGCAGGCAATAAAAGCCAAGGCTGTACATTTCGTGCCACTGATGCTGGTAGCCGGCGACCATATTGAAAACGATGTATTGGGGGACGAGTCCGATTCATGGAAGAACCTGGTCGGCGTCCAAATGGCCAGTTGCGCCGCACCCTTGGGGTACAACCCGGCGATTCTCGCAATCTTTTTCCGGCACCTCGATACCGCCATGGCCACACTGTAG